A DNA window from Calliphora vicina chromosome 1, idCalVici1.1, whole genome shotgun sequence contains the following coding sequences:
- the mld gene encoding uncharacterized protein mld → MDFESDLSFQILTDNMAASKAPTTTTNVSSTSSTTTSSSSSLKTTQDICHNFQELCRSCGKTNAELYDLFQTTNSPFNTSSTTCYTHLSNNSSCSTSTTTTTTNKPCSSTAVGSAQSSSCAASTFDSVAATAKATAKGQSNMDNILLEMQIWQLKIKCNDGLPQRICAKCTAQFYMIHKFRRKCLKVQTQLRALNEEQKFYERQQQMENPTAAKDASPATQATVTATAPLVEAHDFVNDNYGEQQAAVDNTKSAVSFVTNTGNTNESIQASTRATTLLDNVETMPQKTEANEPTTPTTSAALVFSDKTVEALEHCTVTRPKDKKKPLLKAAVLNFIKTSPPLTLQQPLAQICDNDATDHTNASKKLCLDQELVLDSHKIFKTFGCPNKTKQAADLKSCQETDEKMLQEAAQDMDDNTSSCLSAATAKSEQPNETLKLKINQESQSLFITKAALKAYTATSSEKAGHIEAKNTNDTNNNDHRNKHPSTHCDRLSCETTGNTCSSTSSSTQSPCSSKSSSISRKSHRTRVLRHKAVKYAGNNKRSGHCYKSNNIITTKKMTKMILKKKLRSWQNKHKFKRLVDIRTRSSPSAIRKQQIQSKKHKVYNKRKSRTQQSVLQMEDETSSTVSTTSSSAYTSSSSSATTPAVTDLAENLHKTGSSSITQGISSNKSSCIMWKTKAAMKANANDMPVDVVVDKAQPTSNIPAKTSFPYTAAETVTGSATTLLSLATENTDKSSKTLDENQSISSSTNINHNNNNILMEEHCCSTNTAMSSPHNQVKDTEDESEPNLNHSNLWPEEASQKHINAKNNQANEDGRKEEDIAIVETKSIDEEFNETNEDKEQEKLKEEEEEQQKPTVLTPSGKTGGMKLIIQRKRGARFKCRRKTDDDPHAHNDNNEPTKAKRRKKSSHNTKFRTESLFLEDLNGDYFRKEEELMQKPRYFDECAMDSDEEENVNRKSKVPEFNSEEDENKENPIALQQEFDSDSNNSVYRDPLLIKNDMLEDDTQLTDFPKPQLSLQTECSKEMYKLYKEKANLESPRKLIIRVPLTSLTQDFKRLHLTMDKEKQENELLNDTTEEEEQPVPVQPKEQQDDNETLETQTITEQEETPAEQIISSQANTSSSQSDLLGFSQNTETSSSTVDSSQPSMEMVRYVQPPLCSASSKINEFINDFQANCIDSSEIDETCDMIPQLGPRITQELSDEIRDVEDTLNGILSEMHDKDMYTPRSAETDEIFPHSVYSPLTDSPTTPAHSFYAESPCTINSNPMSVSPFIHHNMDYNAMTPQSNHSSMGHGSHMGSGSGGSTGSHSVVFSEHFPTYTECFEESTQSELIGFQNDIPCFENIEITNPDTVNDLLAVPAEFNEEEEVANIADTNSIEQNNAAENVEVIAPTEIVDYIDLSDYKEDSDQFVDAPTTQVQMGAAPEITVSNTDILPNQIPYNPTNYQQLNNTPTIHMQNSANPMIATNTNAQPHYIVTNTNQGPIIIANPQLNQAAEQMDGSFKPHSNNLQFVTLGQAMDTNHAQTNHLIHNNTNEINWPNSVNAATTNYTQQPVISAANGTTTYFINANGELYQASIPNSSLNTIILPNNTAQTNFNKSNMDNNDNYMQTLQQHQQRQQQQQQNQPNQSSQYIMLVNNLGGNPQYYATTHTNLNQTLQTPQPAVLFHRAQTHNVRNDTDYPNNSPQQQSNTNSPPNQPKPTALTTKTTHVPITPAIETVTDPKSGQTMHQRVNQQLQRQIKQRQLQLLQPRSPNVTQKITLVCRFCHKRPKFTNNVDYSNHIINTHPAEKPYNCPHCPMHFSRRFERQQHVAQVHGSRYQCAQCGLSFCAQRTLDFHLQKYHANLGRSQQHLQQQQQQQQNSTSTSTPATYQLLQHNQRQRLVRVEDVHVQVTGENKNKRSIDLSLDGSADIQTSQSMPEVEILSDTTGIQQQQHPRKLCSPDCKNDNDDCCGSNKNCDQTNSNDTQAENNSAQQQYTGSESVNNNQHNYHHQYQHVTIPSPEQTEPDSTTTLRHFRKRQLSEISPHFATSPSSSSFNNNMGNNDNLDHNSTDDVLAGDGGSGGGAGGPAEQIMVERSLRGSHNCLLCEESFTNEIALRKHHHMAHGATQTTINTAATSTALVCTICKRGFRMRNALQRHMETHDAEGRPYECNICQVRFPRPSQLTLHKLTVHKFEKPNSCEECGKQFGTESAMKAHAEEHHQYGEEAATAATASSEASSSSSSSTTTTQLSSRIYLDTMTTKTISTSTTITNEQNINLQTTTSGEDETTASTNNNNAALENTIVSGLAT, encoded by the exons GGCAACAGTAACAGCAACAGCTCCACTAGTTGAGGCCCATGATTTCGTTAACGATAACTATGGCGAACAGCAAGCCGCCGTAGACAATACAAAGTCAGCGGTTTCCTTTGTAACCAATACAGGGAATACCAATGAATCTATACAAGCCAGCACAAGGGCAACAACATTGCTGGACAATGTTGAAACAATGCCACAAAAAACAGAAGCAAATGAACCAACTACACCAACTACATCAGCAGCTCTAGTGTTCAGCGATAAAACAGTTGAAGCTCTGGAACATTGTACGGTTACAAGACCAAAGGATAAAAAGAAACCGCTGTTGAAGGCGgctgtgttaaattttataaaaacctcGCCGCCCTTAACCTTACAACAGCCTTTGGCACAAATATGTGATAATGATGCAACTGACCACACAAATGCAAGTAAAAAACTATGTTTAGATCAGGAATTAGTACTAGAcagccataaaatatttaaaacatttggtTGTCCCAACAAAACTAAACAAGCAGCTGATTTAAAATCATGTCAGGAAACAGATGAGAAAATGTTACAGGAAGCTGCTCAAGACATGGATGATAATACTTCTTCATGTTTGTCAGCTGCAACGGCTAAAAGTGAGCAGCCCaacgaaacattaaaattaaaaataaaccaagAATCTCAAAGTTTATTTATAACCAAAGCCGCCTTAAAAGCTTATACAGCTACTTCAAGTGAAAAAGCAGGCCATATTGAGGCTAAAAATACCAACGATACTAATAACAATGATCATAGGAACAAACATCCTTCTACGCATTGTGATAGACTGAGTTGCGAGACAACCGGTAATACTTGCAGTTCAACTTCAAGCTCCACACAATCTCCCTGCTCCTCAAAATCATCCAGCATCTCAAGAAAATCTCACAGAACGAGAGTTTTAAGACACAAAGCTGTTAAATATGCTGGCAATAATAAAAGATCCGGCCATTGCTATAAATCTAATAACATAATCACCACAAAGAAGATGACAAAGATGATCCTAAAGAAAAAGCTAAGATCTTggcaaaataaacataaattcaagcgtCTAGTTGATATTAGAACAAGATCATCACCAAGTGCAATACGAAAACAACAAATTCAGTCAAAGAAACACAAAGtctataataaaagaaaatcccgAACACAGCAAAGCGTCTTACAAATGGAAGACGAAACATCATCGACAGTCTCAACAACGTCATCATCGGCATATACGTCATCGTCTTCAAGTGCAACAACACCTGCTGTTACAGATCTAGCTGAAAATCTACACAAAACAGGCTCCTCATCAATAACACAGGGAATATCCTCAAACAAGTCATCTTGTATCATGTGGAAGACTAAAGCAGCAATGAAAGCAAATGCCAATGACATGCCTGTGGATGTGGTTGTTGATAAAGCCCAACCTACTAGCAATATACCAGCAAAAACATCATTCCCATATACAGCGGCCGAAACAGTAACCGGCTCAGCAACAACATTGTTGTCTTTAGCTACAGAAAACACAGACAAAAGTTCAAAGACCCTTGATGAAAACCAGAGCATTAGTAGTAGCACCAACATCAaccacaataataacaatattttaatggaGGAACATTGTTGTAGTACAAATACGGCAATGTCTTCGCCACATAATCAAGTCAAGGACACTGAAGATGAAAGCGAACCAAATCTAAACCACAGCAATTTATGGCCGGAAGAGGCCAGCCAAAAACATATTAATGCCAAAAACAATCAAGCGAACGAAGATGGAAGGAAGGAAGAAGATATTGCAATTGTTGAAACCAAATCAATTGATGAGGAATTTAATGAAACAAACGAGGATAAGGAACAGGAAAAGCTAAAGGAAGAGGAGGAAGAGCAACAGAAGCCTACCGTCTTAACGCCCTCAGGCAAAACTGGTGGCATGAAACTAATAATACAACGTAAACGAGGGGCTCGTTTCAAATGTCGCCGCAAAACAGATGATGATCCTCACGCCCACAATGATAACAATGAACCTACAAAAGCCAAGCGCAGAAAAAAGTCCTCACACAACACTAAATTCCGAACGGAATCATTATTTTTAGAAGATCTAAATGGCGACTATTTCAGGAAGGAAGAAGAATTGATGCAGAAAccaagatatttcgatgagtGTGCAATGGACAGTGATGAAGAGGAAAATGTTAATAGGAAATCAAAAGTTCCCGAGTTTAATAGTGAAGAAGatgagaacaaagaaaatcCCATTGCTTTGCAACAAGAATTTGATAGCGATAGCAATAACAGTGTGTATAGAGATCCTTTGCTAATAAAAAATGATATGCTAGAAGATGATACTCAGCTAACAGATTTCCCCAAACCTCAGCTATCCTTGCAAACCGAATGCAGCAAGGAAATGTATAAATTATACAAGGAGAAGGCTAATTTAGAAAGTCCCAGGAAACTAATCATACGAGTACCGCTCACATCTTTAACACAAGATTTTAAAAGACTGCATTTAACCATGGATAAAGAGAAACAGGAAAACGAACTGCTAAATGATACCACAGAGGAGGAGGAACAGCCGGTTCCAGTTCAACCAAAAGAGCAGCAAGATGACAATGAAACACTTGAAACACAAACTATAACCGAACAAGAAGAGACACCCGCTGAACAAATCATTAGTTCGCAAGCAAACACCTCCAGCAGCCAAAGTGATTTATTGGGTTTTTCCCAAAACACTGAAACATCTTCTAGCACTGTGGATTCTTCACAACCATCCATGGAGATGGTGAGATATGTACAGCCACCTTTATGTTCGGCTTCTTCGAAAATAAATGAGTTCATTAATGACTTTCAAGCGAATTGCATTGATTCGTCGGAAATAGATGAAACCTGTGATATGATACCTCAGTTGGGCCCACGTATAACACAGGAATTGAGCGATGAAATACGCGATGTGGAGGATACTTTAAATGGCATTTTAAGCGAAATGCATGACAAAGACATGTACACACCCAGATCAGCAGAAACCGATGAGATTTTCCCTCATTCTGTATACTCACCTCTCACAGATTCACCCACTACGCCGGCTCATAGTTTCTATGCGGAAAGTCCTTGCACCATCAACAGCAATCCCATGTCGGTAAGTCCATTTATACATCACAACATGGACTATAATGCCATGACACCGCAAAGCAATCATAGTAGCATGGGTCATGGCTCGCATATGGGTAGCGGCAGTGGTGGCAGTACAGGCTCTCATTCGGTTGTGTTTAGTGAACACTTTCCCACCTACACGGAATGTTTTGAAGAAAGTACGCAATCGGAATTGATAGGTTTCCAAAATGATATACcctgttttgaaaatattgaaattaccAATCCAGACACTGTTAATGACTTACTAGCAGTACCGGCTGAGTTTAATGAGGAAGAGGAAGTGGCCAATATAGCTGACACCAACAGTATTGAGCAGAATAATGCTGCCGAAAATGTTGAGGTAATAGCCCCAACAGAGATTGTGGATTATATAGATCTAAGTGACTACAAAGAGGATTCTGACCAATTTGTGGACGCGCCAACTACACAGGTTCAAATGGGAGCGGCACCCGAGATAACTGTTTCCAATACAGATATACTACCCAACCAAATACCTTATAATCCAACCAATTATCAGCAGCTGAATAATACGCCAACGATTCACATGCAAAATTCAGCTAATCCCATGATTGCCACCAACACGAACGCACAACCCCACTACATTGTCACCAACACCAATCAGGGACCCATAATAATTGCCAATCCCCAACTCAATCAAGCTGCAGAACAAATGGATGGCTCTTTCAAGCCACACAGCAATAATTTGCAATTTGTTACTTTAGGCCAAGCCATGGACACAAATCATGCTCAAACAAATCATTTAATTCACAATAATACAAACGAAATTAACTGGCCCAACTCAGTCAATGCCGCAACTACCAACTACACCCAACAGCCTGTTATATCGGCAGCCAATGGCACCACAACCTACTTTATTAATGCCAATGGCGAGCTCTATCAAGCCAGCATACCCAACTCCTCACTCAACACGATCATTTTACCCAACAACACGGCCCAGACGAATTTCAACAAATCTAATATGGATAACAATGACAATTATATGCAGACACTGCAGCAGCATCAACAaagacaacagcaacaacaacaaaaccaacCTAACCAATCATCGCAATATATAATGTTGGTGAATAATTTGGGAGGCAATCCCCAATATTATGCCACCACTCATACCAATCTTAATCAAACGCTACAAACACCACAGCCAGCTGTATTATTCCATCGGGCTCAAACACACAATGTAAGAAATGACACCGATTACCCGAACAACTCGCCACAACAACAAAGCAACACCAACAGCCCCCCCAATCAACCAAAGCCAACAGCTCTCACAACTAAAACTACTCATGTACCTATAACACCGGCCATTGAAACGGTTACGGATCCCAAATCTGGACAAACCATGCATCAAAGAGTAAATCAACAGTTGCAGCGACAAATAAAACAACGTCAACTACAACTGCTGCAACCACGCTCCCCCAATGTTACACAAAAAATCACACTGGTCTGTCGCTTTTGTCACAAACGTCCCAAATTCACCAACAACGTGGACTACAGCAATCACATTATTAATACGCATCCCGCCGAAAAACCCTACAATTGCCCGCACTGTCCCATGCATTTTTCACGTCGCTTCGAACGGCAACAGCATGTGGCACAAGTTCATGGTTCTCGCTATCAGTGCGCTCAATGCGGCTTGAGTTTTTGTGCTCAACGCACTTTAGATTTTCATTTGCAAAAGTATCACGCCAATTTGGGAAGATCTCAGCAGCAtttacaacagcagcagcagcaacagcaaaacTCCACCTCTACGTCGACACCAGCTACCTATCAGTTGTTACAGCACAATCAGCGTCAACGATTGGTTCGTGTAGAGGATGTTCATGTGCAAGTAACCGGCGAGAATAAGAATAAACGTT CCATTGATCTTTCTTTGGATGGTAGTGCTGATATACAAACTTCTCAATCTATGCCAGAAGTGGAAATATTATCAGACACGACAGGaatacaacagcagcaacatccTCGTAAATTATGTAGTCCTGATTGTAAGAATG ATAATGATGATTGCTGTGGttccaacaaaaattgtgaTCAAACCAACAGCAACGATACACAAGCAGAAAACAACAGTGCGCAACAACAATATACAGGAAGTGAAAGTGTTAATAATAATCAACATAATTATCATCATCAATATCAACATGTTACAATACCATCGCCAGAACAAACCGAACCAGATTCAACCACAACATTACGACACTTTCGTAAACGCCAATTATCCGAAATATCACCACACTTTGCCACATCCCCATCATCGTCCTCGTTTAACAATAACATGGGCAACAATGACAACCTAGACCACAATAGTACGGACGATGTTTTAGCGGGTGATGGTGGTAGCGGTGGTGGTGCAGGAGGCCCTGCCGAACAAATTATGGTGGAGCGTTCATTACGCGGCAGTCATAATTGTCTATTGTGCGAGGAATCATTTACAAATGAAATAGCTTTGCGTAAACATCATCACATGGCACATGGTGCCACACAAACAACAATCAACACGGCTGCCACATCAACGGCCTTAGTGTGTACGATATGCAAACGTGGTTTTCGTATGCGCAATGCATTGCAACGGCACATGGAAACACACGATGCTGAGGGTCGGCCCTATGAGTGCAACATATGTCAAGTGCGTTTTCCGAGACCCTCCCAATTGACGTTGCACAAACTGACGGTGCATAAATTCGAAAAGCCGAATTCGTGTGAAGAGTGTGGCAAACAGTTTGGCACGGAAAGTGCCATGAAGGCTCATGCCGAAGAACATCATCAATATGGAGAAGAAG cTGCCACAGCAGCAACTGCATCATCAGAAGCATCATCGTCGTCGTCGTCAtcgacaacaacaacacaattgTCTTCCCGCATATATTTAGATACaatgacaacaaaaacaatatcaacatccacaacaataacaaatgaacaaaatataaatttacaaactACAACATCCGGTGAAGACGAAACTACTGCttccaccaacaacaacaatgctgctttagaaaatactattgTCTCAGGACTTgccacataa